From the genome of Paucidesulfovibrio longus DSM 6739, one region includes:
- a CDS encoding sigma-70 family RNA polymerase sigma factor → MLSPEEHPDMKPDTTSQPDVDQASVNKAEAGDAKIASSEKPDKAEGFMLPALKDKRSGQVVPSDPLQLYLREISRFPMLKPEEEQELAQRVRENGDQDAAFRLVSSHLRLVVKIAMEFQRRWMQNVLDLIQEGNVGLMKAVNKFDPDKGIKFSYYAAFWIKAYILKYIMDNWRMVKIGTTQTQRKLFYNLNKERQRLLSLGFNPTTEALSESLNVSESEIVEMDQRLSRGDMSLDMPMSDDTDSTRLDFLPSLAPGVEETLSDNQISSILLKNLKAIEHDLNDKELAILNERLLSDSPVTLREIGERFGVTRERVRQIEARLLQKIRQHLEETVDDFSVEWINKDE, encoded by the coding sequence ATGCTTTCGCCGGAAGAACATCCAGACATGAAACCGGACACCACTTCCCAGCCGGATGTCGACCAGGCGTCGGTGAATAAAGCCGAAGCCGGAGACGCCAAGATTGCCAGCAGCGAAAAGCCCGACAAGGCCGAAGGCTTCATGCTGCCCGCCCTCAAGGACAAGCGCTCCGGCCAGGTGGTGCCCAGCGACCCGCTCCAGCTCTACCTGCGCGAGATTTCGCGCTTCCCCATGCTCAAGCCGGAAGAGGAGCAGGAGCTGGCCCAGCGCGTGCGCGAAAACGGCGACCAGGACGCGGCCTTCCGCCTCGTTTCCTCCCACCTGCGCCTCGTGGTCAAGATCGCCATGGAATTCCAGCGCCGCTGGATGCAGAACGTGCTCGACCTGATCCAGGAGGGCAACGTGGGCCTGATGAAGGCCGTGAACAAGTTCGACCCGGACAAGGGCATCAAGTTTTCCTATTACGCGGCCTTCTGGATCAAGGCGTACATCCTCAAGTACATCATGGACAACTGGCGCATGGTCAAGATCGGGACCACCCAGACCCAGCGCAAGCTCTTCTACAACCTGAACAAGGAACGGCAGCGGCTGCTCTCGCTCGGGTTCAACCCGACCACGGAGGCCCTTTCCGAATCCCTGAACGTCAGCGAGTCCGAGATCGTGGAGATGGACCAGCGCCTTTCGCGCGGCGACATGTCCCTGGACATGCCCATGAGCGACGACACGGACTCCACCCGGCTCGACTTTCTGCCCTCCCTGGCCCCCGGCGTGGAGGAAACCCTTTCCGACAATCAGATTTCCTCCATCCTGCTCAAGAATCTCAAGGCCATCGAGCACGATCTCAACGACAAGGAACTGGCCATTCTCAACGAGCGCCTGCTTTCGGACTCCCCCGTGACCCTGCGGGAGATCGGCGAGCGCTTCGGGGTCACGCGGGAGCGCGTGCGCCAGATCGAGGCGAGGCTGCTGCAGAAGATCCGGCAGCATCTGGAAGAAACGGTGGACGATTTTTCCGTGGAGTGGATCAACAAAGATGAATGA
- a CDS encoding tetratricopeptide repeat protein, with translation MSIFAARKNISADRDSGRCRTGALLAGLICLACLAVLAGCAAHPSTRTAPPASVPLSPEAQRTYDYLLFQDQRSALERLARLGQDMTEEQYAEAMEIQKRAAQAADRLLAEQPSPELYGEKASLYFNSDQLSEARSILDAGLAKFPNDRDLVSMLASAYLLEGNTKSAALLLEAYLYSAPEDHEMRKRLAGVLIDSQDFAKGLDQINIIPKKERDKVALYLQARAESRLGKRRQALATLDQTLKLDPDYYEAWAEVAYLRELENDLPGAIKAYKRLLDLGGPEEEIRIRLVTLLLKLNSVDQALKVAMEGPTEKSYLLSASSAFLNQGFPAQASAVLDTLGGFDPVPTEYFFYKAVIAFEAEEDVEKALEYLDQVPTDDDRYDEALEFRIQILHGLERPEDVLKLIREGQAKFPDKLGFYQMESEYWLSREDEQQALGALERGLARRPDNPDLLYRYGALLDRTGQREKGLQIMERIIKSDPQHADALNYIGYTLAEEGRDLQRALVLVENALLQEPDNGYIIDSLAWVHLKSGHLDKAWEQIQRAVREVPKDPTIWEHYGDIAKALGKKVSALEGYRKAIQYGSEEVDRIKDKIKSL, from the coding sequence ATGAGCATTTTCGCAGCCCGAAAGAACATTTCCGCAGACCGCGACTCCGGGAGATGCCGCACGGGCGCGCTCCTGGCTGGCCTGATCTGCCTCGCCTGCCTGGCCGTCCTGGCCGGGTGCGCCGCGCATCCCTCGACGCGGACCGCGCCCCCGGCCTCCGTCCCCCTGAGCCCGGAAGCCCAGCGCACCTACGACTACCTGCTCTTCCAGGATCAGCGCTCCGCGCTGGAGCGGCTCGCCCGGCTCGGACAGGACATGACCGAGGAGCAGTACGCCGAGGCCATGGAGATCCAGAAGCGCGCGGCCCAGGCCGCGGACCGGCTCCTCGCCGAGCAGCCTTCCCCGGAACTCTACGGCGAAAAGGCCTCCCTCTATTTCAATTCGGACCAGCTCTCCGAAGCCCGCTCCATCCTGGACGCGGGACTGGCCAAGTTTCCCAACGACCGCGACCTCGTGAGCATGCTCGCCAGCGCCTACCTGCTGGAAGGCAACACCAAGAGCGCGGCCCTGCTCCTGGAAGCATACCTCTACAGCGCGCCCGAAGACCACGAAATGCGCAAGCGCCTCGCCGGGGTGCTCATCGACTCCCAGGATTTCGCCAAGGGGCTCGACCAGATCAACATCATCCCCAAAAAGGAGCGGGACAAGGTCGCCCTCTACCTCCAGGCCAGGGCCGAGTCCCGCCTGGGCAAGCGCCGGCAGGCGCTGGCGACCCTGGACCAGACCCTCAAGCTCGACCCGGACTACTATGAAGCCTGGGCCGAGGTGGCCTACCTGCGCGAGCTGGAAAACGACCTGCCCGGCGCGATCAAGGCGTACAAGCGCCTGCTCGACCTGGGCGGCCCGGAAGAAGAGATCCGCATCCGGCTCGTGACCCTGCTGCTCAAACTGAACAGCGTGGACCAGGCGCTCAAGGTCGCCATGGAAGGCCCCACGGAGAAATCCTACCTTCTCTCGGCCTCCAGCGCCTTCCTCAATCAGGGCTTCCCGGCCCAGGCATCGGCCGTGCTGGACACCCTGGGCGGGTTCGACCCCGTGCCCACGGAATACTTCTTCTACAAGGCCGTGATCGCCTTCGAGGCGGAGGAGGACGTGGAAAAGGCCCTGGAATACCTGGACCAGGTGCCCACGGACGACGACCGCTACGACGAGGCCCTGGAATTCCGCATCCAGATCCTGCACGGCCTGGAACGGCCCGAAGACGTGCTCAAGCTCATCCGCGAGGGCCAGGCCAAGTTTCCGGACAAGCTCGGATTCTACCAGATGGAATCCGAGTACTGGCTCAGCCGCGAAGACGAGCAGCAGGCCCTGGGCGCGCTGGAGCGCGGGCTGGCCCGCAGGCCGGACAACCCGGACCTGCTCTACCGCTACGGAGCGCTGCTCGACCGTACGGGCCAGCGGGAAAAGGGTCTGCAGATCATGGAGCGGATCATCAAGAGCGACCCGCAGCACGCGGACGCCCTGAACTACATCGGCTACACCCTGGCCGAGGAGGGCCGCGACCTCCAGCGCGCCCTGGTGCTCGTCGAAAACGCCCTGCTCCAGGAGCCGGACAACGGCTACATCATCGACTCCCTGGCCTGGGTGCACCTCAAGTCCGGCCATCTGGACAAGGCCTGGGAGCAGATTCAGCGCGCCGTGCGCGAGGTGCCCAAGGATCCCACCATCTGGGAGCACTACGGGGACATCGCCAAGGCCCTCGGCAAGAAGGTCTCCGCCCTGGAAGGCTACCGCAAGGCCATCCAGTACGGATCGGAAGAGGTTGACCGCATCAAGGACAAGATTAAGTCTTTATGA
- the rpiB gene encoding ribose 5-phosphate isomerase B, whose amino-acid sequence MSKNVIIGCDHGGLALKETLKPFIEKMGWSVTDLGTHTTDSCDYPLIAKAVCDAVLKDEGSLGILICGTGLGMSMTANRIPGIRAAVCTNEYMARMARAHNDANVLCLGERTTGPGLAQEITQVYLSAEFEGGRHLRRINLIEN is encoded by the coding sequence ATGTCCAAAAACGTGATCATCGGCTGCGACCACGGCGGATTGGCGCTCAAGGAAACCCTGAAGCCCTTCATCGAAAAGATGGGCTGGAGCGTGACCGACCTCGGAACCCACACCACGGACAGCTGCGACTACCCGCTCATCGCCAAGGCGGTCTGCGACGCCGTGCTCAAGGACGAGGGCTCCCTCGGCATCCTCATCTGCGGCACGGGACTCGGCATGTCCATGACCGCGAACCGCATTCCCGGCATCCGCGCGGCGGTCTGCACCAACGAATACATGGCCCGCATGGCCCGCGCCCACAACGACGCCAATGTGCTCTGCCTCGGCGAGCGCACCACCGGCCCCGGCCTGGCCCAGGAGATCACCCAGGTCTACCTGAGCGCCGAGTTCGAAGGCGGACGCCACCTGCGCCGCATCAATCTGATCGAAAACTAA
- the tkt gene encoding transketolase — MSQDTLKNGQLVVNTVKGLVMDGTRKANSGHPGGAMSSADFATTLFKDFLNYDPEDPTWFNRDRFVLSAGHESMLLYSLLHLQGLLPLEELERFRQWGSKTPGHPEVHLTPGVEATAGPLGQGFSQSVGMAAAEAFLNETLGADVVDHFTYVLVSDGDIQEPVSLGSAILAGRWGLGKLIAFYDSNKVQIAGACSRVDCTNYVQAFESFGWHVQEVDGHDREAIAEALKRAQMEATRPSIIIGHTIMAQGSAGREGDHETHGSPLPPEEIAATKSKMGLDPEQFFQVPAAALAEFRARFDGLRANADEWKANLKAKLADKDFAAKWNLFTGPRSALQVEMPSFAPGEKVATRKAWGACLNQIMDQLPQLVGGSADLDPSNQTVKFRDHVGCFGVDGFGSRNLSFGVREFPMAAIVNGLALHGGVIPFGATFLTFSDYCRNAIRMSALQELPALYVFTHDSFYLGEDGPTHQPIEHLSSLRLIPDVIDLRPADAVETALCLDVALRQEKHPCCLFLTRQGLPTLDPAVHTGMAEGVKKGGYVLVDPEGGPDAVDMVIVATGSEVSLAMAAAKQLPQHKIRIVSMPSVTLFERQSKEYKDSVLLPKVAKRVAVEAGRPELWYRYVGMDGLIKGIDHFGHSAPYQKLEEEYGFTPDALAKLIQEKYS, encoded by the coding sequence ATGTCCCAGGATACGCTCAAAAACGGCCAGCTCGTGGTCAACACGGTCAAGGGCCTCGTCATGGACGGCACCCGCAAGGCCAATTCCGGCCACCCCGGCGGGGCCATGTCCTCGGCGGACTTCGCCACCACGCTCTTCAAGGATTTCCTGAACTACGATCCCGAAGATCCGACCTGGTTCAACCGCGACCGCTTCGTGCTCTCCGCGGGCCACGAGTCCATGCTGCTCTACTCCCTGCTCCACCTCCAGGGCCTGCTGCCCCTGGAAGAGCTGGAGCGGTTCCGCCAGTGGGGCTCCAAGACCCCGGGCCACCCGGAAGTCCACCTGACCCCCGGCGTCGAAGCCACGGCCGGACCGCTCGGCCAGGGCTTTTCCCAGTCCGTGGGCATGGCCGCGGCCGAGGCCTTCCTGAACGAGACCCTGGGCGCGGACGTGGTGGACCACTTCACCTACGTGCTCGTCTCGGACGGCGACATCCAGGAGCCCGTGTCCCTGGGCTCGGCCATCCTGGCCGGACGCTGGGGCCTGGGCAAGCTCATCGCCTTCTACGACTCCAACAAGGTCCAGATCGCCGGAGCCTGCTCCCGCGTGGACTGCACCAACTACGTCCAGGCGTTCGAGTCCTTCGGCTGGCATGTCCAGGAAGTGGACGGACACGACCGCGAAGCCATCGCCGAGGCCCTCAAGCGCGCCCAGATGGAAGCCACCCGGCCCAGCATCATCATCGGCCACACCATCATGGCCCAAGGCTCGGCCGGACGCGAAGGCGACCATGAAACCCACGGCTCGCCCCTGCCCCCGGAGGAAATCGCCGCCACCAAGTCCAAGATGGGCCTGGATCCCGAACAATTTTTCCAGGTGCCGGCCGCTGCCCTGGCCGAGTTCCGCGCCCGCTTCGACGGCCTGCGCGCCAACGCGGACGAGTGGAAGGCCAACCTCAAGGCCAAGCTCGCGGACAAGGACTTCGCCGCCAAGTGGAACCTCTTCACCGGCCCGCGCTCCGCGCTCCAGGTGGAGATGCCCTCCTTCGCGCCCGGCGAGAAGGTCGCCACCCGCAAGGCCTGGGGAGCCTGCCTGAACCAGATCATGGACCAGCTGCCCCAGCTCGTGGGCGGCTCCGCGGACCTCGACCCCTCCAACCAGACCGTGAAGTTCCGCGACCACGTGGGCTGTTTCGGCGTGGACGGGTTCGGCAGCCGCAACCTCTCCTTCGGCGTGCGCGAGTTCCCCATGGCCGCCATCGTCAACGGCCTGGCCCTGCACGGCGGCGTGATCCCCTTCGGCGCGACCTTCCTGACCTTCTCCGACTACTGCCGCAACGCCATCCGCATGAGCGCGCTCCAGGAACTGCCCGCGCTCTACGTCTTCACCCACGACTCGTTCTACCTCGGCGAGGACGGCCCCACGCACCAGCCCATCGAGCACCTCTCCTCCCTGCGGCTCATCCCGGACGTCATCGACCTGCGCCCGGCCGACGCCGTGGAAACCGCGCTCTGCCTGGATGTCGCCCTGCGCCAGGAAAAGCACCCCTGCTGCCTGTTCCTGACCCGCCAGGGCCTGCCCACCCTTGATCCCGCCGTGCACACCGGCATGGCCGAGGGCGTGAAAAAGGGCGGCTACGTGCTCGTGGACCCCGAAGGCGGCCCCGACGCCGTGGACATGGTCATCGTGGCCACCGGGTCCGAGGTTTCCCTGGCCATGGCCGCGGCCAAGCAGCTGCCCCAGCACAAGATCCGCATCGTGAGCATGCCCTCGGTCACGCTCTTCGAGCGGCAGAGCAAGGAATACAAGGACAGCGTGCTGCTGCCCAAGGTCGCCAAGCGCGTGGCCGTGGAAGCCGGACGGCCCGAACTCTGGTACCGCTACGTGGGCATGGACGGCCTGATCAAGGGCATCGACCACTTCGGCCACTCCGCGCCCTACCAGAAGCTCGAAGAGGAATACGGCTTCACCCCGGACGCGCTGGCCAAGCTCATCCAGGAAAAATACTCCTAG